A stretch of DNA from Cottoperca gobio chromosome 18, fCotGob3.1, whole genome shotgun sequence:
GCTTGTTTTGTCAGACcaaaaagtttaaagtttaaaaagtatACAATTCACCATCacacataagacaaagaaaagcagccaaTCTTCATAATTAAGAAGGTGGAACCAAAGAATATTTAGCATATCTGGTTGAAAAATGACTCAATGACTCAAAAGTCCAATAAAATCAAAATATCTGCAATTCCAAAGGTACATTCATGATCTTGTAAATATTATTCACGTATAGTACAACAACAATCATGTCCTATCTAAATATCTCATATCTAAATCCTAATCCAGATTTAAGGATGATTGCCCTTAGTTTGCGTGTTCACACAATAGAAATAATTcgaaaatgaatacattaaaataatgagtttgacattttttactcctgaaaagtgctctataaataaaaatgtattattaaaatgaacacaaaccaAAGCATTTACTTTTGAAACATTGAGGGAAATAACGAATGTATGTCCAAGAAGATTTGAGATTCAACACAACTTTAATTGAGAGATGAAGATATTGATCATCAAGTTGTATCATTAGTTTGTTCTTCAAATACGTTGTAAATATGCATTTCGTCCACCAGGTGGCACTActgctcattttaaataataaatgctcAAAATGCAGTACAGTCTGTCCTAATAAGTCACTTTCAATGGTCCATCCTCACAAATAACAATTCATTTGTATGTCTGTCGCTTAGTTTATATTCCTTTGTTGGCAGTCTGAGGCATACACAGATTATAAAATGAAGACTGATCCAGAGATGACACTCTTTTCCACGCCACCCACCCCCGACTCTGCAGCGCTATTTTCTCCAGCTGACAGCCATAGTAGTGAGGATCAACGACTAGCAAGTAGCTCCCCGTGTCCCCAGTGCACACCCCTAATATCCCCTTAGAAGAGTTGTCCCTGTCTCCTCCCATCATGACCGGAGATCCATGTTTCTCAAAGTGTTGATGAAGCTCTTCCACTGCAACATGCTCCAGCTCTGCCCCTCCACTTCTAACATGTACCAACCTACAGGAGACATCATAGAAATAGTCAAGAATCAAGGAGGCTTCAAATGTTCCTATCCACTCCCTGGAGTACGAGAACGAGCCTGGTTTGTCCTCCATGGTGACCAATGCTTGCTGGATTTCTGGGAGGCTTGgtggaggtttgtgtgtgtccttagGAAAGCAGTTATGACAAAGCCAGGAAGCCATTGTCTGAATGGTGCGATAGCCACATCCCCAGCCTCTGTCATCTTGTCCATCACAGCCATAATGAAAGTAGAGATAGTCTCCTTTTATCAGAGAACATTTCACAGGATCTGTAAATGGATTAGGAAGACCGGTGTGGACACTCATAGATAATAATTTGGTCTTCTTCATAATATTCCCCTCttcaactcctcctcctccccagtCAATCCCCTCAGCTTTCGCCGCCACATCCTTTTCATCCATTTTTACAGTTTGTCTCTCCCGAGTAGCCTACACTTTTAACGTAGTGcatttgaattcaaaatgttaacagCTAATCATAACATGGGCTATTCATCCGGAAGTCGTCTGGTGTAACTGCAATCACTGTCCCATCCCTGCACTTGCGATAATACTTGTTCCGCCTTAGAATTGTTCCCACTGACGATGATGCCTTCAGGAGCTTTTTGTCAGCTCAGTTTCATTCATACGAATATAACTTGTCGTTTGAAAGTGAATTTATTTTGGAACATCaatgcaatttttttttttgtatagaAAGGAAGTCTGAATTAGTTTAGGAAACAAAGTGGAATAAAGTTTCAGAAAATGCGCACCGGCCAATTTAGCTTTATATGTCGGTATTTTTTAATAAGGTCATCGTAAAGAAAAATCTCCTTGTTTCAAGTTGTAACataacatattgtttttttagcaGTCTTTGAAGGTAGCTCTTTCAAGTGCACGCGAGCTCAAACTGGGGCGTACACACCTGAGTGTAATTAACTCTAATTAATAAATATGCttgcttgttttttcttttttttttaaagaagaagaaagaaatggcGACCCCGGTCAAATATACAAGACTCGTCTCTTTATTAATGATTTTGCTGTATATGTGCGGTGTTTACTTGGCTGATAAAAGTGATGTAGGAACTCGCAAAAGCGTCGGATTTGAAATAAAATGCGGAGAAGTCGAAATGAGAATTACCGTAAAGCGACAGTTTTTTGAGGAGAAACGTATTTCGTTCAAACCAGAGAATCTTAGACTTGGAGCAAATTCAACAAAGCAAAGGTGCCGCGGAGCTAAAGGGCCGGCGTCTGACTCTGATATGGTCATCTCTGCAGGGCTACAAGAGTGTGGGACTGAGTCCAGTGTAAGATAAGGGGGTAGGGTATGATGAGAGGAAACGTTAGACTGTAAAAATGTTCCTCttgaacacagagagagggagaaacacacacattcaaaaataTGTCAGACATGATAAGTTAAATATTGAAGCACAAATTGATCCAAGGTATTTGTCACTTATGGTTTCATGCATTTCTTTATGCTACTATCCAGGTTCATGGTGACTGGCTTGTGTATTCCAACCAGCTGGTACTGTTTCCTGCTGTGGTTCCTGCCTCTACACACAGTGTGATAGTTAGAGGAGTAACTACTGTCATACCTGTTGAGTGCCATTATAAGAGGTAAGGAAGAGGCCATATTAGTGTATGAATCCTTGTGTTTACAAACCGAGTACACACTTTCCTTGGTTCAAGTCAAGAGTTGCAGTTAATCGTCATCAACACTTTGTAATTGTATAAACAGTGCCTTATCTTTGTGTGAGCACAGAAAACAGACAGTGAATGGAAAACCATTAACTCCAACCTGGCAACCCATGACATCCACTATCAGTGTCTTTGGCCTTCTGCACTTTGCCCTTCGCACCATGACAGGTGAAACCATCTCATTGAATCTCTAGACTGTGTTAGTGGAAGATGTGTCTATACACTAGTAAGTGGCAACATCTGGAATCTATTGACAATTGTTACTGcaaaaaaaatctgtttcttTTACTGCAGATGGCTGTACCTCTGTACATAGTGCCTCAGTGTATCAGCAGGGGGAAGCAGTGTTTTTGGAGGCCAGCGTGGAGGCCCCGCTGCACCCTCCTCTCACTCTATATGTCGACTCCTGTATCGCCACGCTAAAGTCGGACCCCCTCTCCTTGCCAAGCTACAAGTTTATCACTAAGCATGGGTCAATCTTTCCTTCTGACTAAAACAAATTACACTCTGTGGATAGTTCAGTACACAACTAAACACAAGAAAACAGTTATTCTGTTTAGCACAGTGCTCAATCCAGGACTCAAATGTAAGATTCAATCGATTTGAATGGATAATCGGAGCCAATTACTGTCATCTTTCAAAATTAGGTGGGTGTAAATTTGATGCCAGTTATGGAATCATTTTGGTAAGTGTTGCTCCTCTATTACAGATGTCTTATGGACAGTGTCTTGCCGGGTTCTTCATCTAAATTCCTCCCTAGGGAGCAAGATAACAGACTATGCTTCAGCGTCCAAGCCTTTCACTTCCACCAGGAGTCTGGGGAACAGGTAACACCGGACAGTATGATTTGTTACTTTCTCTCATTGGAGTGATAATTTTAGCATAATTggtgctatttttttttttattattgtgtttaatttattccTATTGCATGTACAGCTTGTCAagaatgtaacattttcaagTGATTAGGCCTCAAGATATGCATGATATTGTTGAAGTGAATCCTGGATcaaatgcactttatttatttgactttctTCTTCCAGATGTTCATCAGCTGCCACATCAGAGCCACTCTGAAACAGAACTCACAGAGCCACCTTGATAAGGCCTGCTTCTTCCATAGGCCCACATTCAGGTTAGGCTGCAAAGCTGTTGGCGACCTTCAGTTGCTAAATGAACGCCATGAGGTGTATTTCATTATCTGGGGCATCACAGCTGAGGTGTTTTGTCAGGCTGTTTCTCTGTCATGCAGCTGGCGTGCCACAGAGGGAGACGATGCTGTATGTGGATGCTGTGACTCTGACGACTGCTTTAGACGGACTGGAGAGGAGAACACTGACCTCACAACTCAACTACATACAGGTTTCTCTTTTACAAACAAATGCAATTGACCCAATttattacaatacaaatacatggTCACTAagccaggtgtgtgtgcgtgtgtgtttttgacagAAAAGAAGCATGAGGTGGACACTGCAGTTGGGCCACTTCACACCCTGCCGCGCTCCCATTGGACAGGCCGTCTGTCAGTGAATCACTAAAGAGGAACTTTCGACACCAAATCCAGGGGAGTTGGGGGACTGGGACAATAAAGAATCCATCACATATTTTTTTCTCATGACTCATCATAAAAGTTGAAATGTGGATGTTATTTCTTGGCtcttctgattttattttatttttataaaacatatattttattttttctgataACTTTGAACCCTGGAGGCCTCTTGCAGAAGTGTTTTACTATACCCATCACAAAAGCTCCCCCATACCCTCCTGCCTACAGACAGAACATGTTAGCAGAAGAGATGAGGATGattatgtctctctctggcaAAAGGTGGACAGTAGCAGTAAAATGATACT
This window harbors:
- the LOC115023800 gene encoding zona pellucida sperm-binding protein 3-like, with amino-acid sequence MATPVKYTRLVSLLMILLYMCGVYLADKSDVGTRKSVGFEIKCGEVEMRITVKRQFFEEKRISFKPENLRLGANSTKQRCRGAKGPASDSDMVISAGLQECGTESSVHGDWLVYSNQLVLFPAVVPASTHSVIVRGVTTVIPVECHYKRKQTVNGKPLTPTWQPMTSTISVFGLLHFALRTMTDGCTSVHSASVYQQGEAVFLEASVEAPLHPPLTLYVDSCIATLKSDPLSLPSYKFITKHGCLMDSVLPGSSSKFLPREQDNRLCFSVQAFHFHQESGEQMFISCHIRATLKQNSQSHLDKACFFHRPTFSWRATEGDDAVCGCCDSDDCFRRTGEENTDLTTQLHTEKKHEVDTAVGPLHTLPRSHWTGRLSVNH
- the ufsp1 gene encoding ufm1-specific protease 1; the encoded protein is MDEKDVAAKAEGIDWGGGGVEEGNIMKKTKLLSMSVHTGLPNPFTDPVKCSLIKGDYLYFHYGCDGQDDRGWGCGYRTIQTMASWLCHNCFPKDTHKPPPSLPEIQQALVTMEDKPGSFSYSREWIGTFEASLILDYFYDVSCRLVHVRSGGAELEHVAVEELHQHFEKHGSPVMMGGDRDNSSKGILGVCTGDTGSYLLVVDPHYYGCQLEKIALQSRGWVAWKRVSSLDQSSFYNLCMPQTANKGI